Proteins from one Ipomoea triloba cultivar NCNSP0323 chromosome 1, ASM357664v1 genomic window:
- the LOC116031851 gene encoding protein SPP41-like yields MDNFEVVAVDSGDGKPCRRKRSNLYRRPQNDSHSPPDYCGSSSMSSTLPSDSQSKASSGDNVDHGAVSGASYSNVNEPEYYPNTGVKETHEFSAKNDSQGMHPIRLIKDNQATPTVSGVETGGMITSDYHSGQSGVVSHGVESNSKVKKVKLKVGGVVRTIHTNTGAGPSLTKSSSSSSVPHQRHKDSSDKGIGLQGIPWKDFSKSGFSFGRSNSSGDIPLMQSAKYKPARKGKHVSKTSRLGELYNTEDDEDDNDDEIRYLEKLKTSKFAASYGGENDEDEEGSKKLQRISKVLNQSANVYDVKPRDCNSKARKERRNSKPVRAFEDNADYVEEEESLSDAELRPKKKHCKDLNDILGSARNEMAMTTRRRALQTGKEVSSLSSMSAVEFPHGLPPPPKKQREKLSEVEQQLKKVEAAQRRRMQAEKAARESEAEAIRKILGQDSSRKKREEKLKKRQEESAQERNARAAAHPSNAIRWVLGPSGTVVTFPNEIGLPSIFEPKSCSYPPPREKCAAPSCTNAYKYRDSKSKLPLCSLQCYKAIHKKLEPLGAC; encoded by the exons ATGGATAATTTTGAAGTTGTCGCCGTGGACAGTGGTGATGGAAAACCTTGTAGAAGAAAGCGTAGTAATCTATATCGGCGTCCTCAAAATGACTCTCATTCTCCTCCAGATTACTGTGGTAGCTCTTCTATGTCATCAACGCTGCCATCGGATAGTCAGAGCAAAGCATCAAGTGGTGATAACGTTGATCATGGTGCTGTTTCGGGGGCATCATACTCTAACGTTAATGAACCCGAATATTACCCAAATACTGGTGTGAAGGAAACCCATGAATTTTCTGCCAAAAATGATAGTCAGGGCATGCATCCAATCAGACTAATTAAAGATAACCAAGCAACACCTACGGTGAGCGGTGTTGAAACAGGTGGGATGATAACCAGTGATTACCATTCTGGACAATCGGGAGTAGTATCACATGGAGTTGAAAGTAACAGTAAAGTTAAGAAAGTAAAACTTAAGGTTGGGGGTGTTGTTCGAACCATACACACAAACACTGGTGCTGGGCCTTCGTTGACTAAGTCGTCTTCCTCTTCAAGTGTCCCCCATCAACGGCACaag GATAGTTCAGACAAGGGAATTGGTTTGCAGGGTATTCCATGGAAGGACTTTTCAAAGAGTGGTTTTAGTTTTGGAAGATCTAATTCTTCAGGGGATATCCCTTTGATGCAATCTGCTAAATACAAGCCAGCTCGTAAGGGCAAACATGTCTCTAAAACATCCCGATTAGGTGAATTATACAATactgaagatgatgaagatgacaACGATGATGAGATTCGCTACCTGGAAAAATTAAAGACTTCCAAATTTGCAGCTAGTTATGGTGGAGAAAACGATGAAGACGAAGAAGGAAGTAAAAAGCTGCAGAGGATTTCAAAAGTCTTGAATCAGAGTGCCAATGTTTATGATGTGAAACCAAGGGATTGCAACTCAAAAGCACGCAAAGAGCGTAGGAATTCGAAACCAGTTAGGGCATTTGAGGATAATGCTGATTATGTAGAAGAAGAGGAGTCATTATCTGATGCTGAGTTAAGACCCAAGAAGAAACACTGTAAGGATTTAAATGATATCTTAGGGAGTGCAAGGAATGAAATGGCTATGACTACACGAAGGCGTGCTCTTCAAACTGGCAAGGAAGTATCGTCCCTTTCGAGTATGAGTGCAGTTGAATTCCCTCATGGACTACCCCCTCCACCTAAAA AGCAAAGGGAGAAACTCTCAGAAGTTGAACAACAGTTGAAGAAAGTGGAGGCTGCTCAAAGACGCAGAATGCAAGCTGAAAAGGCTGCCCGGGAATCCGAG GCCGAGGCAATCAGGAAAATCTTGGGTCAAGATTCTAGCAGGAAGAAGCGAGAAGAAAAACTGAAGAAGAGACAAGAGGAGTCAGCACAG GAGAGGAATGCAAGAGCTGCAGCACATCCATCAAATGCTATCAGATGGGTCCTCGGTCCTTCGGGAACAGTTGTGACTTTCCCTAACGAGATAGGCCTCCCAAGTATATTTGAGCCCAAGTCTTGCAG TTATCCTCCTCCACGTGAAAAATGCGCAGCTCCATCTTGTACAAATGCATACAAGTATCGTGATTCCAAGTCAAAACTTCCACTTTGCAGCCTTCAGTGCTACAAGGCAATACATAAGAAGCTGGAACCACTTGGTGCTTGCTGA
- the LOC116028323 gene encoding alkaline/neutral invertase A, mitochondrial-like: MKFLTVKPCLILIRGRILGISIPKPHPHVPLISPNRLNLREFHAHPKPLFYLSWVQSSGFRSPWIRTSFSLVCSVAPNPRRFSTIIGENSEGKDLVAENIDLDAVNREGVEESKGNGEADAIISAKGSNVEEQAWKLLKDSVVTYCGNPVGTLAANDPNDSMPLNYDQVFIRDFVPAALAFLLKGENEIVKNFLLNNLQLQSWEKTVDCYSPGQGLMPASFKVRTVALDEDKFEEVLDPDFGESAIGRVAPVDSGLWWIVVLRAYGKITGDLSLQERVDVQTGIKLILNLCLSDGFDMFPSLLVTDGSSMIDRRMGVHGHPLEIQALFYSALRSAREMLALDEGSKNLVRAVANRLSALSFHIREYYWIDKKKINEIYRYKTEEYSTEATNKFNIYPEQIPRWLMDWIPTEGGYLIGNLQPAHMDFRFFTLGNLWSIITSLGTPRQNEAILRLIDTKWDDLMGLMPVKICYPALEFEEWRIITGSDPKNTPWSYHNGGSWPTLLWQFTLACLKMGREDLASKAIELAEKRLAVDHWPEYYDTKHGKFIGKQARLYQNWTIAGFLTSKMFLENPEKASLLIWEEDYDLLENCVCSLSNSSRKRCSRSAAKSQFLV, encoded by the exons ATGAAATTCTTGACGGTGAAGCCATGCCTGATTTTGATTCGCGGTAGGATTTTGGGGATTTCGATCCCGAAGCCCCACCCGCATGTGCCTTTGATCAGCCCCAATAGGTTGAATTTACGGGAATTCCACGCCCACCCTAAACCGCTGTTTTATTTGAGTTGGGTTCAGTCGAGTGGTTTCAGGAGCCCGTGGATTCGCACAAGTTTCAGTTTGGTCTGCAGTGTTGCGCCGAACCCTAGGCGTTTTTCCACCATAATCGGGGAGAATTCGGAGGGGAAGGACCTGGTTGCGGAGAATATTGATTTGGATGCGGTAAATAGAGAGGGAGTTGAAGAGTCTAAGGGTAATGGTGAGGCTGATGCTATTATTTCTGCCAAGGGATCCAACGTTGAAGAGCAGGCGTGGAAGTTGTTGAAAGACTCCGTTGTTACGTATTGCGGGAACCCTGTTGGGACCCTGGCTGCCAATGATCCTAATGATTCTATGCCGCTTAATTATGATCAGGTGTTCATAAGGGACTTTGTTCCAGCGGCTCTTGCATTTTTGCTCAAGGGGGAGAACGAGATTGTGAAGAATTTCCTCCTGAATAACCTGCAGCTGCAG AGTTGGGAGAAAACAGTTGACTGCTATAGTCCAGGGCAGGGGCTGATGCCTGCAAGTTTTAAAGTGAGAACTGTGGCTCTGGATGAAGACAAGTTTGAAGAAGTTCTTGATCCTGATTTTGGGGAGTCAGCTATTGGCCGGGTTGCACCTGTTGATTCAG GACTCTGGTGGATTGTTGTGCTGAGAGCTTATGGGAAGATCACTGGTGACTTGTCCTTGCAAGAAAGAGTGGATGTCCAAACCGGCATTAAACTCATACTGAACTTGTGTTTGTCGGATGGCTTTGACATGTTTCCTTCTTTGCTAGTCACTGACGGCTCCAGCATGATAGATAGGCGAATGGGGGTTCATGGTCACCCACTTGAGATTCAA GCCTTATTTTACTCAGCTCTTCGTTCTGCACGAGAGATGCTCGCTTTAGATGAAGGGTCCAAGAATTTGGTGAGAGCTGTTGCCAACCGGCTCAGTGCTTTGTCATTTCACATTAGGGAATACTATTGGATTGATAAGAAGAAGATAAACGAAATATACCGATATAAGACAGAGGAGTATTCCACAGAGGCAACAAACAAGTTCAATATCTACCCTGAACAAATTCCTAGATGGTTAATGGACTGGATTCCCACAGAAGGTGGTTATCTCATTGGCAATTTACAGCCAGCTCACATGGACTTCAGGTTCTTCACGCTTGGAAACCTCTGGTCCATTATCACGTCGTTGGGTACTCCAAGACAAAATGAGGCCATTCTACGTTTGATTGATACCAAATGGGATGATCTTATGGGCCTGATGCCTGTTAAGATATGTTATCCGGCTTTGGAGTTTGAAGAATGGCGTATAATCACCGGAAGTGACCCAAAGAACAC GCCATGGTCGTATCATAATGGGGGATCGTGGCCAACACTTCTGTGGCAG TTCACATTGGCATGCCTAAAGATGGGAAGAGAGGATTTGGCTTCTAAAGCAATTGAATTGGCTGAAAAACGGCTGGCAGTGGACCATTGGCCTGAATATTATGACACCAAACACGGTAAGTTCATAGGAAAACAAGCCCGCCTCTACCAAAACTGGACCATAGCTGGTTTTTTGACATCTAAAATGTTTCTGGAGAATCCAGAAAAGGCGTCCCTGCTGATTTGGGAAGAAGACTATGACCTTCTTGAGAATTGTGTGTGCAGTCTTAGTAACTCTAGCCGGAAAAGGTGCTCTCGATCTGCTGCTAAGTCGCAGTTCCTTGTATAG
- the LOC116028300 gene encoding nuclear poly(A) polymerase 4-like isoform X1 translates to MVGSENSAETLPPSMEVAPRNYGVTRPLSLAGPSEADIHRNAALEKFLRDSGLYESEEETARREEVLRKLDQIVKLWVKQLTCQRGYTEQMVEDANAVIFTFGSYRLGVHGPGADIDTLCVGPSYVHRDEDFFITLHGILAEKEEVTELQPVPEAHVPVMKFKFQGISIDLLYASISLLVVPENLDISDRSVLYNIDEQTVRSLNGCRVADQILKLVPNAEHFRMTLRCLKFWAKRRGVYSNVTGFLGGVNWALLVARVCQFYPNAIPSMLVSRFFRVYTQWRWPNPVMLCPIEEDELGFLVWDPRKNPKDRTHHMPIITPAYPCMNSSYNVSPSTLRVMMDQFQFGNKICEEIELNNKHWDALFEPYIFFEAYKNYLQVDIVAAHTNDLLAWKGWVESRLRQLTLKIERDTKGMLQCHPYPTEFVDASKPCPHCAFFMGLQRKQGVQVQEGQQFDIRGTVDEFKQDVSMYSYWGPGMDIFVSHVRRKHIPAYVFPEGYKRQRQSRNTTYRSSCTPEKDVKGCTSPEERNPKRKPETEKTDVKSEKPGKRASISPQYLGSVSPACVELPQMMGICEDSTLEHRNASDEVRGRVNISVDGLSGCQNGITLNENARSLPVNLSECVIPSALFGIPKERISIQEVLTSCEVLQNDEKAEALESAQLGGAGAAIGNNEQLNGPCNQGGQFECVETILVSSNKIQNLSCRGDISLAEQISQIGDQCLSASGVLGNGLAEKTKPNHDIARIVETKDVASAEAVQEPAIRLSLESTA, encoded by the exons ATGGTGGGCTCGGAGAACTCAGCTGAGACTTTGCCGCCATCAATGGAAGTGGCACCGAGGAATTACGGTGTAACTAGACCGTTGTCTCTTGCGGGGCCGTCTGAGGCCGATATACATAGAAACGCAGCTCTTGAAAAG TTTCTGAGAGATTCTGGGCTGTATGAGAGCGAGGAAGAGACTGCAAGGAGAGAAGAGGTGTTGCGGAAGCTTGATCAG ATTGTGAAGCTTTGGGTGAAGCAATTGACCTGCCAGAGAGGTTATACAGAACAAATGGTGGAAGATGCAAATGCTGTCATATTCACTTTTGGGTCTTATAGGCTTGGT GTTCATGGGCCTGGAGCTGACATTGACACATTATGTGTTGGTCCATCTTATGTCCATCGAGAT GAAGATTTTTTTATTACTCTACATGGCATATTAGCAGAGAAGGAAGAAGTTACTGAACTTCAACCTGTTCCTGAGGCACATGTACCTGTcatgaaattcaaatttcaaggAATATCAATTGATCTCCTTTATGCTAGTATCTCTCTCCTGGTTGTCCCTGAA AATTTGGACATTTCAGACCGTTCTGTTCTCTACAATATTGATGAGCAAACTGTTCGAAGTCTCAATGGGTGCAGGGTTGCTGATCAAATTCTTAAACTTGTTCCTAACGCTGAG CATTTCCGGATGACACTAAGATGCTTGAAATTTTGGGCCAAAAGGCGCGGCGTATATTCAAAT GTTACTGGATTTCTTGGTGGTGTAAATTGGGCTCTTTTGGTTGCTCGGGTTTGCCAGTTTTATCCTAATGCAATTCCTAGTATGTTGGTTTCACGGTTCTTCAGAGTCTATACACAATGGCGTTGGCCAAATCCTGTTATGTTATGTCCTATAGAAGAAGATGAGCTTGGGTTTCTTGTTTGGGATCCTCGCAAGAATCCCAAAGACCGGACTCATCATATGCCAATCATCACTCCTGCTTACCCTTGCATGAATTCTAGTTACAATGTCTCACCAAGCACTCTTCGTGTAATGATGGACCAATTTCAATTTGGTAACAAAATTTGTGag GAGATTGAGTTGAATAATAAACATTGGGATGCCCTTTTTGAGCCTTATATTTTCTTTGAGGCATACAAAAACTATCTTCAGGTTGACATTGTTGCAGCACACACTAATGATCTGTTGGCTTGGAAAGGATGGGTGGAGTCGCGGCTTAGACAACTAACACTTAAG ATAGAGCGTGACACAAAGGGAATGTTACAGTGCCATCCATATCCAACTGAATTTGTAGATGCTTCTAAACCATGCCCACATTGTGCTTTTTTCATGGGCTTGCAAAGGAAACAAGGAGTTCAGGTGCAAGAAGGGCAACAGTTTGATATTCGTGGAACTGTTGATGAGTTTAAACAAGATGTAAGCATGTACTCTTATTGGGGTCCTGGGATGGATATATTTGTATCTCATGTTCGTAGAAAACATATTCCTGCTTATGTCTTTCCTGAAGGATACAAGAGACAGCGTCAGTCTAGAAACACAACTTATCGTAGTTCTTGTACTCCTGAAAAAGATGTCAAAGGCTGCACATCCCCTGAAGaaaggaatccaaagagaaaaccTGAAACTGAAAAAACTGATGTGAAATCAGAGAAACCTGGGAAGCGGGCATCTATAAGTCCACAATATCTAGGATCTGTCTCTCCTGCATGTGTTGAATTACCTCAGATGATGGGCATCTGCGAAGACTCTACTCTAGAGCATAGGAATGCCAGTGATGAGGTCAGAGGTAGAGTAAACATCTCAGTGGATGGTCTATCTGGATGTCAGAATGGCATTACTTTGAATGAAAATGCCCGGTCCCTACCTGTTAATTTAAGTGAATGTGTTATTCCTAGTGCTTTATTTGGAATTCCAAAAGAAAGAATTTCTATTCAGGAGGTGCTCACTTCATGTGAGGTCCTACAGAATGATGAAAAGGCGGAAGCACTGGAATCAGCTCAGTTGGGTGGCGCTGGAGCTGCAATTGGCAACAATGAGCAGCTAAATGGACCATGCAATCAAGGTGGACAGTTTGAATGTGTTGAAACTATACTTGTATCAAGTAACAAAATCCAGAACCTCAGTTGCCGG GGTGATATAAGCTTGGCAGAGCAGATTTCTCAAATTGGGGATCAATGTCTAAGTGCTAGTGGAGTATTGGGGAATGGCTTGGCTGAAAAAACAAAG CCAAATCATGACATTGCAAGGATAGTTGAAACTAAGGATGTGGCAAGTGCAGAAGCCGTACAGGAGCCAGCAATAAG GCTTAGTCTGGAATCAACAGCATGA
- the LOC116028314 gene encoding pentatricopeptide repeat-containing protein At5g48910-like, whose product MSATELPYHLANEIRQTKEALPNFNYSQKAILNLLNTKCAASFKHLTQVHGLALKTGHFQDHYVAGTLVKCYANPQFGSLVCAMAVFHQTPNPNVFVWNCLIKGCVDNKDTRAAISVYYEMVVSASAKPNKYTYPPLLKACTREQAFQEGMQFHAHAVKYGLGADGHITSAGIQMYSSFGLCNEARNMFDAIGALSDVVCSNAMLDGYMKCGDVGAAVVLFECMSDKNCGSWNAMISGFCRNGMTDEARKLFDEMPEKDEISWSAMIDGYNKEGRCKEALEVFNQMQREKTELKKFVLSSVLAACAKLGALDQGMWVHSYIRKNSIPLDAVLGTSLVDMYANCGRLDLAWDAFERTKQKEIFTWNSMIGGLAMHGRAEDALELFWKMQREEFRPNEVTLVAVLSACVHAGFVDTGLEYMITMKEAYGFEPTMEHYGCAVDLLGRAGLLNDAEDLINSMPIVPNAAVWGALLGGCRIHGNVELGERVGNILLKMEPKNSGRYTLLSNIYGKAGKFDEVSRLRKLMKQRGVKTSAGFSTICIDGGVHEFKMGDGSHPEMEDINPMLQKMMERIRLEGYRPNTSEVVFDICEEEKETVLSYHSEKLAMAYGILKTAPGTTIRIVKNLRVCEDCHTATKLISKVYKRDIIVRDRMRYHHFRNGHCSCKDFCNESLVLAH is encoded by the exons ATGAGCGCGACGGAGCTACCTTATCATCTAGCGAACGAAATCCGCCAAACAAAAGAAGCCTTACCCAATTTCAATTACTCCCAGAAAGCAATCTTGAATCTTCTCAACACAAAATGCGCTGCTTCTTTCAAACATCTAACCCAAGTTCACGGCCTAGCGCTAAAAACAGGTCATTTCCAAGACCACTATGTTGCCGGGACCTTAGTGAAGTGCTATGCAAATCCTCAATTTGGCAGCCTCGTGTGTGCAATGGCTGTCTTCCACCAAACTCCAAACCCCAATGTTTTTGTGTGGAATTGTTTGATCAAAGGCTGTGTAGACAACAAAGACACACGCGCGGCCATTTCTGTGTACTATGAAATGGTTGTTTCCGCCTCTGCTAAGCCTAATAAGTACACTTACCCTCCACTGCTCAAAGCCTGCACCAGGGAACAAGCTTTTCAAGAAGGCATGCAGTTTCACGCGCATGCGGTGAAATATGGGTTAGGCGCGGATGGGCACATAACAAGTGCTGGGATTCAGATGTATTCTTCGTTTGGGTTGTGTAATGAAGCGCGGAATATGTTTGATGCAATTGGGGCATTATCAGATGTTGTTTGTAGTAATGCTATGCTTGACGGGTACATGAAATGTGGAGATGTAGGGGCAGCTGTGGTGTTGTTCGAGTGTATGAGCGACAAGAATTGTGGTTCATGGAATGCAATGATCAGTGGGTTTTGTCGAAATGGGATGACAGATGAAGCCCGGAAgctgtttgatgaaatgcctgaAAAGGATGAAATTTCTTGGAGTGCGATGATTGATGGTTATAACAAAGAAGGGCGTTGTAAAGAGGCCTTAGAAGTATTCAATCAAATGCAAAGGGAGAAGACTGAGCTGAAAAAGTTTGTTCTTTCATCTGTCCTAGCAGCCTGTGCTAAACTAGGTGCTCTTGATCAAGGGATGTGGGTTCATTCATACATAAGAAAAAATTCCATTCCCCTGGATGCAGTTTTAGGTACTTCTTTGGTGGATATGTATGCGAATTGTGGGCGCCTAGACTTAGCATGGGACGCATTTGAGAGAACGAAACAGAAAGAAATCTTTACGTGGAATTCAATGATTGGAGGGCTTGCAATGCATGGCAGAGCAGAGGATGCATTAGAACTCTTCTGGAAAATGCAGAGGGAGGAATTTAGGCCTAACGAGGTCACTCTTGTGGCGGTTCTTAGTGCTTGTGTTCATGCTGGTTTCGTTGATACAGGCCTCGAATATATGATCACTATGAAGGAAGCTTATGGATTTGAGCCAACAATGGAGCACTATGGCTGTGCAGTAGACCTATTGGGAAGGGCAGGGCTATTAAATGACGCAGAGGATTTGATCAATTCTATGCCTATCGTACCAAATGCAGCAGTTTGGGGGGCTCTTCTTGGTGGCTGTAGGATACATGGAAATGTAGAGTTGGGCGAGAGAGTTGGGAACATCTTGCTCAAAATGGAGCCAAAGAACAGTGGGCGCTATACGCTGTTATCAAACATCTATGGCAAGGCAGGGAAATTCGATGAAGTTAGCAGACTGAGGAAGCTAATGAAACAAAGAGGAGTGAAAACAAGTGCAGGATTTAGCACGATATGCATCGATGGAGGCGTGCATGAGTTCAAAATGGGGGACGGGTCGCACCCAGAAATGGAGGACATCAACCCAATGCTGCAGAAGATGATGGAGAGGATTCGTTTGGAAGGCTACAGGCCTAACACATCAGAAGTTGTGTTTGATATATGTGAGGAAGAGAAAGAAACCGTGCTTAGCTACCACAGCGAGAAACTGGCCATGGCATATGGAATCCTGAAGACTGCCCCGGGAACAACTATCCGAATCGTGAAGAATCTGAGGGTTTGTGAGGACTGCCACACTGCAACCAAACTCATTTCAAAAGTGTACAAGAGAGACATAATAGTGAGAGATAGAATGCGATACCATCATTTCAGAAATGGCCACTGTTCTTGCAAGGACTTCTG CAATGAAAGCCTTGTGCTTGCTCACTAG
- the LOC116028300 gene encoding nuclear poly(A) polymerase 4-like isoform X2: MVGSENSAETLPPSMEVAPRNYGVTRPLSLAGPSEADIHRNAALEKFLRDSGLYESEEETARREEVLRKLDQIVKLWVKQLTCQRGYTEQMVEDANAVIFTFGSYRLGVHGPGADIDTLCVGPSYVHRDEDFFITLHGILAEKEEVTELQPVPEAHVPVMKFKFQGISIDLLYASISLLVVPENLDISDRSVLYNIDEQTVRSLNGCRVADQILKLVPNAEHFRMTLRCLKFWAKRRGVYSNVTGFLGGVNWALLVARVCQFYPNAIPSMLVSRFFRVYTQWRWPNPVMLCPIEEDELGFLVWDPRKNPKDRTHHMPIITPAYPCMNSSYNVSPSTLRVMMDQFQFGNKICEEIELNNKHWDALFEPYIFFEAYKNYLQVDIVAAHTNDLLAWKGWVESRLRQLTLKIERDTKGMLQCHPYPTEFVDASKPCPHCAFFMGLQRKQGVQVQEGQQFDIRGTVDEFKQDVSMYSYWGPGMDIFVSHVRRKHIPAYVFPEGYKRQRQSRNTTYRSSCTPEKDVKGCTSPEERNPKRKPETEKTDVKSEKPGKRASISPQYLGSVSPACVELPQMMGICEDSTLEHRNASDEVRGRVNISVDGLSGCQNGITLNENARSLPVNLSECVIPSALFGIPKERISIQEVLTSCEVLQNDEKAEALESAQLGGAGAAIGNNEQLNGPCNQGGQFECVETILVSSNKIQNLSCRGDISLAEQISQIGDQCLSASGVLGNGLAEKTKPNHDIARIVETKDVASAEAVQEPAISFGHG; this comes from the exons ATGGTGGGCTCGGAGAACTCAGCTGAGACTTTGCCGCCATCAATGGAAGTGGCACCGAGGAATTACGGTGTAACTAGACCGTTGTCTCTTGCGGGGCCGTCTGAGGCCGATATACATAGAAACGCAGCTCTTGAAAAG TTTCTGAGAGATTCTGGGCTGTATGAGAGCGAGGAAGAGACTGCAAGGAGAGAAGAGGTGTTGCGGAAGCTTGATCAG ATTGTGAAGCTTTGGGTGAAGCAATTGACCTGCCAGAGAGGTTATACAGAACAAATGGTGGAAGATGCAAATGCTGTCATATTCACTTTTGGGTCTTATAGGCTTGGT GTTCATGGGCCTGGAGCTGACATTGACACATTATGTGTTGGTCCATCTTATGTCCATCGAGAT GAAGATTTTTTTATTACTCTACATGGCATATTAGCAGAGAAGGAAGAAGTTACTGAACTTCAACCTGTTCCTGAGGCACATGTACCTGTcatgaaattcaaatttcaaggAATATCAATTGATCTCCTTTATGCTAGTATCTCTCTCCTGGTTGTCCCTGAA AATTTGGACATTTCAGACCGTTCTGTTCTCTACAATATTGATGAGCAAACTGTTCGAAGTCTCAATGGGTGCAGGGTTGCTGATCAAATTCTTAAACTTGTTCCTAACGCTGAG CATTTCCGGATGACACTAAGATGCTTGAAATTTTGGGCCAAAAGGCGCGGCGTATATTCAAAT GTTACTGGATTTCTTGGTGGTGTAAATTGGGCTCTTTTGGTTGCTCGGGTTTGCCAGTTTTATCCTAATGCAATTCCTAGTATGTTGGTTTCACGGTTCTTCAGAGTCTATACACAATGGCGTTGGCCAAATCCTGTTATGTTATGTCCTATAGAAGAAGATGAGCTTGGGTTTCTTGTTTGGGATCCTCGCAAGAATCCCAAAGACCGGACTCATCATATGCCAATCATCACTCCTGCTTACCCTTGCATGAATTCTAGTTACAATGTCTCACCAAGCACTCTTCGTGTAATGATGGACCAATTTCAATTTGGTAACAAAATTTGTGag GAGATTGAGTTGAATAATAAACATTGGGATGCCCTTTTTGAGCCTTATATTTTCTTTGAGGCATACAAAAACTATCTTCAGGTTGACATTGTTGCAGCACACACTAATGATCTGTTGGCTTGGAAAGGATGGGTGGAGTCGCGGCTTAGACAACTAACACTTAAG ATAGAGCGTGACACAAAGGGAATGTTACAGTGCCATCCATATCCAACTGAATTTGTAGATGCTTCTAAACCATGCCCACATTGTGCTTTTTTCATGGGCTTGCAAAGGAAACAAGGAGTTCAGGTGCAAGAAGGGCAACAGTTTGATATTCGTGGAACTGTTGATGAGTTTAAACAAGATGTAAGCATGTACTCTTATTGGGGTCCTGGGATGGATATATTTGTATCTCATGTTCGTAGAAAACATATTCCTGCTTATGTCTTTCCTGAAGGATACAAGAGACAGCGTCAGTCTAGAAACACAACTTATCGTAGTTCTTGTACTCCTGAAAAAGATGTCAAAGGCTGCACATCCCCTGAAGaaaggaatccaaagagaaaaccTGAAACTGAAAAAACTGATGTGAAATCAGAGAAACCTGGGAAGCGGGCATCTATAAGTCCACAATATCTAGGATCTGTCTCTCCTGCATGTGTTGAATTACCTCAGATGATGGGCATCTGCGAAGACTCTACTCTAGAGCATAGGAATGCCAGTGATGAGGTCAGAGGTAGAGTAAACATCTCAGTGGATGGTCTATCTGGATGTCAGAATGGCATTACTTTGAATGAAAATGCCCGGTCCCTACCTGTTAATTTAAGTGAATGTGTTATTCCTAGTGCTTTATTTGGAATTCCAAAAGAAAGAATTTCTATTCAGGAGGTGCTCACTTCATGTGAGGTCCTACAGAATGATGAAAAGGCGGAAGCACTGGAATCAGCTCAGTTGGGTGGCGCTGGAGCTGCAATTGGCAACAATGAGCAGCTAAATGGACCATGCAATCAAGGTGGACAGTTTGAATGTGTTGAAACTATACTTGTATCAAGTAACAAAATCCAGAACCTCAGTTGCCGG GGTGATATAAGCTTGGCAGAGCAGATTTCTCAAATTGGGGATCAATGTCTAAGTGCTAGTGGAGTATTGGGGAATGGCTTGGCTGAAAAAACAAAG CCAAATCATGACATTGCAAGGATAGTTGAAACTAAGGATGTGGCAAGTGCAGAAGCCGTACAGGAGCCAGCAATAAG CTTTGGACATGGTTGA